The Candidatus Omnitrophota bacterium genomic interval TAGTATCTTTGCCGCAAATAAGCACAAACCAGATACTGCCTTAATTAGTAATATCGCCAGACAAATATCCGATTTAATGGGGCAAGGCCGCGAGCTAGTGCTTGTTTCTTCAGGGGCAATTGCTATCGGTATGTCAATTCTAAAAATTACCAATCGGCCCAAAGGCCTTGCTTATTTACAGGCGACTGCAGCCATTGGCCAGCATGAATTGATGCATATTTATAAGTTGGCGCTTAATAAACACGGCATAAATTGTGCGCAATTACTTCTTACCTGGGATGATTTTTCAGATAAGCGTTATCAGAATGCTAAAAATACATTAAATACCCTGCTTAAGTTAAAGTGCGTGCCGATCATAAATGAAAATGATACGGTGGCAACTGAAGAAATTAAATTCGGCGACAATGATAAGCTTTCGGCTCTGGTTTCTGTTTTGGTTAGCGCCGATCTTTTGATTATTCTTTCCGATGTTGATGGGTTATTGGATAAAAATAAAAAAGTCATCCGCCAGGTTTCAAAAATTACCCCTCAAATAAAATCTTTGGCTTGCCCGACTGAAAAGAAAGCTTGTGTTGGAGGCATGATCACTAAAATTGAAGCAGCACGTTTTACAGTCAATTCTGGTATTCCTTGTGTGATTGCAAATGGCAGCAGAAAAGGGGTTATTGAGCAGGTTGTCAAAAATCCTTTTAGTGGCAATGGAACTATATTTACATCTAAAAAGATATGAATCAAAATCTTCAAAAACAGATAGAATCTATTGCTCGAGGAGCTCAAAAAGCATCAAGAGAGCTTGCTGTTTTGCCTCCAGAGGACAAAAATAAAGTGCTTATTGATATGGCTATTGCTTTATTGGCTAACAAAGAAGTAATTTTGAAAGCGAATAAATTAGATGTTGCCTCCTCAACTAATAAGCGTAAGGCTTTTGTTGACCGGCTCACTTTGAA includes:
- the proB gene encoding glutamate 5-kinase, producing MQSQKNYKRIVVKIGASIFAANKHKPDTALISNIARQISDLMGQGRELVLVSSGAIAIGMSILKITNRPKGLAYLQATAAIGQHELMHIYKLALNKHGINCAQLLLTWDDFSDKRYQNAKNTLNTLLKLKCVPIINENDTVATEEIKFGDNDKLSALVSVLVSADLLIILSDVDGLLDKNKKVIRQVSKITPQIKSLACPTEKKACVGGMITKIEAARFTVNSGIPCVIANGSRKGVIEQVVKNPFSGNGTIFTSKKI